The window GCATAAATAGAGAAACTAAAACACATGAGTAAAAAAATAAGTATTAACTTATTAATAAAAAGGCTATTAAGAATCATTACATCCCCTTCGAACAAAAAAGCAGGCCACCAACATAGTGGCCTGAAGGAAATCAATATTATTTATATGTCAGGTTGAAATCTGCTGTTGCATTAGCAGAACCCGCTTTCACATCTTTCTTAGTAGAAACATAAGCTGCTGAGAAATAAAGGGTATTTGAACCAACTTGTAATGCAGTATCAGCTGTTGCTGTACCTAAAGCCAGTTTCTTACCTTTACCGTCATAGATAGCAACACCTACGTTTTCTGCTGAACCTTGGCCACCATCAAGTGCTAAAAGGGTTGCATCATCACCATTAGTTTGACCTGCAAATGAAACTGCAACATTTTTGAACTGAGCCACATCACAATTTAGTAGGCTAATTTGGAATTTTTTATCCGCTGATTTAGCGCCTGCATCTGCAAATGTAGCTGTTTTAACTTGAGACATCTGAACGGTTTGATCCCAAGAATTTTGTGCCACTTCACAAGGTGCAGTTACAATATCACCAACGAATTTAACCGTACCATCTTTAGCATTCGCAACTTGACCAACACAAAGCGCAGCAAAAATAGCAGTAGCAATAATCTTTTTCATTTCTAATTCCTTTTTACTGAATCAATATATAACCCAGTGTTAAAATATTTAATTTATTAATATATTATGGTTATCACTACCACATTAATTCCCATTAATGTTTGTGGCACCTGTTTAATCCATTAACTTATTAATCCTTATGCTATTAATCTGTTAAATAGAAATAGCCAGACACACTCCATGTAGTGAAATAGAGAAAAACATAGTTTCGTAAAGTTAGTTTCCATGATTGTCATTATCTATTAAAATAATATCATTCACCTCCTAGGTTTGGTTTAAGCTAATCTAATTATTAAGAATTGAAGGCTCTATTGTATTTTCCGTAAAACAGTAGAGGGTCACGTATCCAAAGGGTTGATGGCATTTCAAACGTAATACTCTCGCTCAATGAAAGTCCCAATGATCTTGTCATGCATGCCGGATGATTTTGAATACCCTAACGTCTTGCGATTAAGTCGTTTCAATCGGTTACGCAACGTCAGATTTTCACGCTCAATTCGCTGTGTATATAGCTTTCCTAAAATGTGTTTTTCGCTAGGGAGTGTCTCTTTGTACGCCCTGTAACCATCCGTACACCAAAAAGCGATACGGAACCCAGACAGCAGTTTTAACAATTTCCCCAGTGTTTTCTTGCTTCGGGAACCAAATACATGAGCGATAATCCGCTTTAAGCGAGGCTCCCATGCATACCACAACCAACGCTGACTTTTTTTGTTACCGATAAATGACCACATCTCATCGACCTCACAAATGAGCTGAATTTGTAGGTTATCTAGGGGCAGTGTTGTTACATTCCGTGGCGAGAGTTTTTTAAAGTGCGGACGACGGCATTGATACTGATATGTAATGCCCTAGCGGTGTCACGAATACCCGCATTATTCATGGCAAGCTCAACCACTTGCTCTTTGATGCCGGGCTGACAAGCGTTGTAGGTATAATCGAGTTGAAAAGTGCGGCAACAGGCCTGACAGCGATAACGGGGATGACCTCCATTGCCGGTGCCATGTTTTTTAACAGGGTCGGTTAACCCACAGAATCGGCATTTTACTGAAATGGTAGCCATACTAAACCTCAACAGAAAAGCTCAGTTTACCCCATTATCAACTCATTGAATACTCGACCCAGTAGAGACATCTGAACACAGCCACAGTGCATAGGTGTATTTTGAGAGGAATAGCCATAAAATGTAATAAGACAAAAAAGCAATTTATGTAAGTTAATTATTAAATTTATGACAGATAAATATTACAAAAATATACATTGCAGCAAATTAAAACGCTCATTAAACTAATAAAAAAAACAATTAATTTTTCATTTGGCACCTGCACCTAAGTTCATCGCGCTTTAATTTACTAGCCAGAAAGGGAAAAACATGAAAACAGTACTGATAGTCGATGACCATCCAGTAGCACGGCTTGCTGTAAGAATACTATTAGAAAAAGATGACATGACCATTGTAGGGGAAACCGCTGATGGCCATGAAGCTATCCAACTTGCCAAAACACTCTCTCCCGACTTGATCATGATAGATATAGATATCCCATCACTTAATGGGATTGATGTCATGCAACGATTGCGTAAGAATAACTACACTGGAGGGCTTCTTGTGCTATCTGCAAAAGATGATGACCATTACATCCGCCGCTGTGCAAGTGTCGGTGCTAGTGGTTTCATTAGTAAACGCAATAACTTAACGGAATTACATGTCGCCATTCATGCGATTAGAAATGGATATGGCTACTTTCCACTTAATCTCAATAAAATGGATACCTCCCCGAATAATCATCTTAATGACAAACAAAAAATCGCCGAGCTCTCTACAAAAGAATTACAAGTCTTACATTTATTAGCTAAAGGGATGAAAAGCATTAACATTGCACAACAAATGCGTATCAGCGATAAAACTGTTAGCACTTATAAAAGACGACTAATGCTTAAATTAGATCTTCACAATATTGCAGAGCTATACGACTTTATTCAACGCAATAATTTGGATTAATATATCGATGCGTAACCTAATCCTAATAGTTTGCTTGCTTATTGGTCTATTTCCTTGCTCATTTTCTGCATTCCAACCTTATGAAGTCAGACTTTATAGCCAAATTGAAATTCTTCCATCAAAATTTGAATTGAGTGATCGTGATTGGAGATGGCTAGGAGAAAAACAAGAATTAGCTATTGGTGTCTACGCTCCTAATAACCCCCCTTTTGATTTAGTATTAGAATCAGGAATTTATAAAGGAATTTCTGCAGATAGCATTATGACCATCATGCGTAACTTAGGTTTGCGCTTCAAAATCA is drawn from Providencia huaxiensis and contains these coding sequences:
- a CDS encoding fimbrial protein, which codes for MKKIIATAIFAALCVGQVANAKDGTVKFVGDIVTAPCEVAQNSWDQTVQMSQVKTATFADAGAKSADKKFQISLLNCDVAQFKNVAVSFAGQTNGDDATLLALDGGQGSAENVGVAIYDGKGKKLALGTATADTALQVGSNTLYFSAAYVSTKKDVKAGSANATADFNLTYK
- a CDS encoding IS1 family transposase (programmed frameshift), translated to MATISVKCRFCGLTDPVKKHGTGNGGHPRYRCQACCRTFQLDYTYNACQPGIKEQVVELAMNNAGIRDTARALHISINAVVRTFKKLSPRNVTTLPLDNLQIQLICEVDEMWSFIGNKKSQRWLWYAWEPRLKRIIAHVFGSRSKKTLGKLLKLLSGFRIAFWCTDGYRAYKETLPSEKHILGKLYTQRIERENLTLRNRLKRLNRKTLGYSKSSGMHDKIIGTFIEREYYV
- a CDS encoding response regulator yields the protein MKTVLIVDDHPVARLAVRILLEKDDMTIVGETADGHEAIQLAKTLSPDLIMIDIDIPSLNGIDVMQRLRKNNYTGGLLVLSAKDDDHYIRRCASVGASGFISKRNNLTELHVAIHAIRNGYGYFPLNLNKMDTSPNNHLNDKQKIAELSTKELQVLHLLAKGMKSINIAQQMRISDKTVSTYKRRLMLKLDLHNIAELYDFIQRNNLD